CTGATGATGGGCAACGAGCTGGCGACGGCGCTGCAATACGGCGCCGCGCCGATCATGATCATCTCCGACAATTCCATGTACGGCACCATCGGCATGCACTCCTATGTGCGCTATCCCGAGCGCGCCTTCCTGGACGGCACCCGCCTCACCAACCCGGATTTCGCGGCCTGGGCCCGCACCTTCGGCGCCGAGGGCATCACCATCGCGGCCGAGGACGAGGTGGCCGACGGCATCGCCCGCGCCTTTGCGGTAAAGACCCGGCCCGTGGTGGTGCATTGCAAGACCTCCGCCCTGCAAATGAGCGCCTGGCGCCGCTACACCCGCGCGGACGCGCTGCCCTAGGCGTGGCGGTTCCGCTCCCCGACCGACCGGTCGGCGCAGGCCGGCCCCGCCCCCGACAAGCGACGGGGCACCGGCCGTGGTGAGGCGATTGCTGCGGCATGGGCTGGCCCTGGCGCTGGTGCTGCTGGTGGCGCTGCCGCTGGCGCTCACCCTGGTCTATCGCTTCGTGCCGCCGCCGGCGACGCCGCTGATGCTGCTGCGCCGGGCCGAGGGCGCGTCGCTCAGCTATGTCTGGGCGCCGCTCGACGCCATCGCTCCCGGCCTGCCGCAGGCGGCCATCGCCGCCGAGGACAACCGCTTCTGCGCCCATTTCGGCCTGGACCTGGACGCGATCCGGACCGCCTGGGAGGACCATCTGGACGGCGCCCCGTTGCGCGGCGCCAGCACCATCACCCAGCAGACCGCCAAAAACCTGTTCCTCTGGCCCGGCCGCGACTGGCTGCGCAAGGGGCTGGAGGCCTATCTGGCGCTGATGCTGGAGGCGCTCTGGCCGAAGCAGCGCATTCTGGAAGTCTATCTGAACGTGGCCGAATTCGACGACGGGGTTTACGGCGCGGAGGCCGCGGCGCGGCACTATTTCGGCACGTCCGCGGCCCGGCTCAGCCCGCGCGAGGCGGCATTGCTCGCCGCCATCCTGCCGAACCCGCGCGACCGCTCCGCCGCGCACCCGTCCCCGGCGGTGGCGCACAAGGCCGCGGTGGTGCAGCAGCGCATCCGCCAGCTCGGCCCGCTGCTGGATTGCGCCAGGCCGGGCTGAGCCGAACGGCGGGGACGCCGCCCCCTACATTTCGTCCAGCGGATAGATCGGGCGGCGGACATTCTTGAAGGTCAGCTGGCCATAGTCGCTGGTGCAGACGCCCGTGCCGGCGCATTCGATCACGTCCTTGGCCATCGCCTCGAAGCCGGCGCGGAAGTGGACCCGGCTTTTCAGCATCAGGAACCGCTTTCGCGTCGGGTCGATGCCCAGCGCGCGGAAGGCCTGTTCGTCGTTCGGCTCGTTCTGGCGGCTGATCACGACGATCTCGACCTTGCCAGTGTCCAGCACCACCGTCGGCCCCTGGTCGAACAACACCCCGGTCGAAGCCGGCCCCTGGTTGCGGTAGCGGCCGTCGTGGATCAGCTTGACCCGGCCCGTTACCTCGCGTGGCTGGCCCTGGAGCCCCAGCGACGGCATCGACATCTTGCCGCCGAGGCTCACCGTCACCTCGTTGCCGACGCCGGCGGCGATCATCTCGGCGACCGCGCGCGGGTCGCAGATGGCATAGGCCGCGACATTCTCCAGCCCCGCATCCAGGATCGCGCCCAGCACCGTCATCGTGTCCATGGTGCCGCCGGACGCCGCGTTGTCGTAATGGTCCAGCAGCACCACCGGCCCCTCTTCGACTGCCGCCGCCCGGGCAAGCGAGCGCTCCAGCGGCTCGATCCGGTAGACCCAGTCGGCGCGGTGTTTCCAGGCGAAATCCAGCAGTTCCTGCGTGTAGCGTTCCGCCTTCTCCGGGTTGTTGTCGGTCACCACCACGGCGGAGAGGCCGGCCTGGCTGATATCCGCGTGCGGGAAGCCGACAAAGAGCGTGGCGGCCAGCACGTCCGGCTCCTGTTCCATTGCGCGGGTGCGGGCCTGCAGGTCCTTGTTCGGGAAGCGGCCGGTGCCCTGGCACATCACGTGCGGCAGCATCGGCCGCTGGCCCCAGGCCATGGTGGGCGTCGCCTCGCCCCGCAGCATGGCGAACAGCGGCCGGCCGGCGCGCATGGCGGTGTCGTAATTGTCGATGTGCGGATAGGTCTGAAAGCCCGCCAGCACCGAGCAGTTCTCGACCATGGCCGGGTAGAGATTGGTGTGCATGTCGAGCGCCACGGCGATCGGCAGGTCCGGCGCGATGCCGCGCAGGCGAGCCAGCAGCGCGCCCTCGCCATCCTCCAGGTCGTCGGTGACCATGGCGCCGTGCAGGTCGAGCAGGCAGGCGTCGCAGCCTTGGGCGACCGCCTCGCAGATGGCGTCGCACATGGCCTCATAGGCCGCGGTCTCGACCGGGCCGGAGGGGCGGGCGCTGGCGGCAATCGGCGTCACGATCTCCGCCCCGGCCTCTCGCGCCAGGTCGAGAAAGGCGGCGACGCCCGAGTTGGTGCCCTGGAACGCCCGCACCACCTCGTCATTGCGGAACGGCTCCGCCTGCCCCGAGGCAAACCGCCCGAGCGGCGTCGGTACCGGCGAAAACGTGTTGGTCTCGTGCTTCATCATGGCAACGACAACGCGGAGGGGTTTCGGCATGGCGGCGGGGCTTTCGGGTGAGCGGGAAATGTTTAGCGGCTGGTGGTAGCGTGCCGTGGCGAGCGAGTGAGGGCAAGGGGCTGGCTGTTGCCAGACGCCCCAAATCCGAGACCTATGGAACCTTCAATTCCGGAATAGCGGTTCATTAAAATTCTTGCGAATTCTCAGGGAGCAAGTCCGCGAATTGGAGGTTCCCGAGAGGTCCAGCCAAATCCTGCGGCCGCGATGAACGTCTATGATCCGATAGCCATAGATGTGGGACGAAACGGAATCGCAGCCTCCCCACTCCCGCCTATCCCCCTCCCGCGAAAGGGGCTACAATTCGGCGGCTTACAAGCATACGTGTTTCAGCACCGGGACGCGCGCCCTCCAGCCCTTGCCACCGACGGAGCCCCCCATGAATTTCATGCCCAATTCCCCCACCGCCCGGGACATCAAATACCACATCCACCCGCACACCAATTTCCGCCAGCACGAAGAGACCGGCTCGCTGGTGCTGACCCGGGGCGAGGGCGTCTATGTCTATGATGATGAGGGCAAAAAATATCTGGAGGCCATGGCCGGCCTCTGGTGCGCCTCGCTGGGCTTCTCCGAGAAGCGCCTGGCCGAGGCCGCCTACAAGCAGATGCTGGAACTGCCCTACTACCACACCTTCAGCTACAAGACCCACACGCCCATCGTCGACCTGGCCGAACGGCTGGTGGAGTTGGCGCCGCAGACGGTCTCGAAGGTGATTTTCCAGTCGTCGGGCTCGGAGGCGAACGACACCGCGGTCAAGCTGGTGCACTATTACAACAATTCGGTGGGCCGGCCGCAGAAGAAGAAGATCATCTCGCGCCTGAAGGCCTATCACGGCACCACGCGCACGGCGGCCTCGCTGACCGGCCTGCCGAACATGCACAAATTCTTCGACCTGCCGCTCGCGGGCATCCTCCACACCGACACGCCGCACCACTACCGCAATGCGGCCGACGGCGAGAGCGAGGAGGATTTCGCGACGCGGCTGGCCGCCAGCCTGGAAAAAATGATCGTCGACGAGGGGCCGGACACGGTCGCCGCTTTCATCGCCGAGCCGGTGATGGGCGCCGGCGGCGTGATCGTGCCGCCGCGCACCTATTTCGAGAAAATGCAGGCGGTGCTGAAAAAATACGACGTCCTGATGATCGCCGACGAGGTGATCTGCGGCTTCGGGCGCACCGGCAATATGTGGGGCTCGGAGACCTTCAACATCCAGCCGGATATCCTGGTCTGCGCCAAGGCGCTGTCGTCGTCCTACCTGCCGATTTCGGCGGTGCTCGTCTCCGACCAGGTCTATCAGGGCATCGCAGAGGGCACCGCGGACGGCGGCCCGCCCTTCGGCCACGGCTACACCTATGGCGGCCACCCGGTCTCCGCCGCCGTCGCGGTCGAGACCCTGAAAATCTATGACGAGATCGACATGATCGGCCATGTGAAGGCGATCTCGCCGCTGATGCAGGACGGGCTCGGCCAGTTCCGCGACCACCCGCTGGTGGGCGAGGTGCGCGGTGTCGGCCTCGTGGCCGCCATCGAGGTGGTCGAGGACAAGGCCAGCAAGAAGGCCTTCGACCCGGCCCGCAAGGTGGGGCCCTATATCGACAATCTCGCCCGCGAGAACGGCATGATCGTGCGCGCCATGGGGGACAGCATCGGCTTCACCCCGCCGCTGATCATGAAGCCCGCCGAGATCAAGCAGATGGTCGAGATCATGGGCCAGACCCTGGACCAGACCTGGGCCGCGATCCAGGCCGGCAAGCTCTAGCCGCCTCCATACCCCGGACGGTGCAAAGCGCCGATCCGGGGCCTGTACCCCGGAGGTGGCGAAGCCGCCATCCGGGGCCGGTCTCGTCCTTCGAACACCGGCGCTGCCCGTGTTCGCGACAGCGAGCGATCCCGGCACGCGCCTTCGGCTCGGCCGGGACACAGCGGCTACCGTCTGGCGCTCCCCGGCAGAACCGGTAGAGTGACGGGAAACACCGCACGCTCACCTGCCCGAGGGGACTTCCATGGCCGTCGTCGAAACCGAACAACATGGCGAAATCTTCGTCATCCGCATGAACCGTCCGGACGCGCTGAACGCGCTCAACAACGAGTTGCGCGGCCAGCTCTCCGAAGCCTGGAACCATTTCGAGGACGCAAAGGACCTGGAGGTCGCCATCTTCACCGGCAGCGGCCGCGGCTTCTGCGCCGGCGAAGACATGAAGGAGGCGCTGCAGGCCGGCAAGCCCGGCTTCTCCAAGCCCACGGCCAAGCCCGACCCCTTCATGCGCGAGACGCTGACCAAGCCGGTGATCGGCGCCATCAACGGCTATGCCATGGGCGGCGGCTTCATGCTGGTGGAGCGGACCGACTTGCGCGTCGCCGTCCGCGGCACCCTCTTCGAGATGAGCGAGGCCAAGCGCTGGATGCTGGGCGGCTGGAATCACGGCCATGTGGCAAACCTGCCCTTCCCCATCGCCACCGAAATGGCCTTCGCCTTCCGCATCACCTCCGAGCGCATGTACGAGCTGGGCTTCCTCAACCGCCTGGTCGAGCCGGACCAGTTGATGCCGGAAGCCATGAAAATGGCCGAGCACCTGCTGACCCTGCCGCCGGCGGCGCGCGTCAACACCCTGCACATGATGAAGACCGTGCGCCCGAACCCGGCCGCGCCCTATCACAAGCTCGCCAAGGCGCTGCACGAGCACGGCGCCCTCAGCGACCGCATGGAGAGCCGCGCCGCCTTTGCCGAAAAGCGCAAGCCGGTCTGGAAGGGCTGGGAGAAGCCGGAAGACCGCTACAACCTGCCGACGCTGGAAAGCGTGACGGCGGCGGAATAGCAACGCGCATCGTCCATTTCGCTTCATCCTGAGTAGCGCCGGCTGAAAGCCGGTGCGTATCGAAGGATCGGCAGCGGGCACGCAAACGACCCTTCGATACGCCGCTTCGCGCCTACTCAGGGTGAAGCCCCAACATTCCGGAGCCCCCCGACCATGACCACCCATCCAGGCCCTCTCGCTGGCATTCGCGTGCTCGACATGACCGAGCACATGGCCGGCCCGTTCGGCACCCTGATCTTCGCAGACATGGGCGCCGAAGTGATCAAGGTGGAACGCCCAGGCCGCGGCGACTCCACCCGCGGCATGGGCGACCAGTCCGAACGCAACCCGTTCTTCCGCTACATCAACCGCAACAAGAAAAGCGTCACGCTCAACTACAAGGAGCCCGAGGGCAAGGCCCTGTTCCTGGACCTGGTCAAGACCGTCGACATCCTCTGGGAGAACTACCGCCCGGGGGTAATGCCGCGGGCCGGTCTCGGTTACGAGGACCTGAAAAAGGTCAATCCGCGCCTGATCTACTGCCAGTCCTCCGGCCTCGGCTATGACGGCCCGCTGGCGCACCGCGGCGGCTTCGACCTGATCGCCCAGGGCATGGGCGGCATCATGCACGTGACCGGCGAGCCGGACGGCCCGCCCACCAGCGTCGGCCTGCCGATCACCGACCTCGGCACCGGCATGTTCTCGGCCCACGGCGTGCTGGCGGCGCTCTACCAGCGCGAAAAGACCGGCGAGGGCTGCCTGATCGAGACCTCGCTGTTGGAGACCGCCATCGGCCTCTCGTCCTGGACCAGCGCCGGCTATCTGGCCGACCCGGAGAAAAAGGAGCCGACGCGCCAGGGCTCGCGCCACCGCCAGAACGCGCCCTACCAGCGCTTCGAGACCGCCGACGGCTATATCATGATCGGCGCCGGCAACCAGAAGATCTGGGCCCGCGCGGCCGCGGCGCTGGGCCATCCGGAATGGGTGGACGACCCACGCTGGCCCTCGTCGGCCATGAGGGTCAAGAACCGCGCAGCGCTGGAGGCGGCGATCACGGCGGTGCTGAAGACCAACACCACCGACCACTGGGTCAGCGTGATGGAAGAGGCCGGCGTGCCCAGCGGCCCGGTCTACAATTACGCCGACATGTTCGCCGACCCGCAGGTGCAGCACCGCGGCATGGTGGTGACCGCCCATGACGACGAACTGGGCGAGGTGCCGCATATCCGCTCGCCGATCCGGATGACCGGCACGGAGAGCGGCGGCGGCGGCGTCGCCGTGCGCACCGTCGCACCGAAACTCGGCGCCCACAATGCGGAGGTCTATGGCAGCATCGGCGTCAGCGAGGCCGACCTCGCCGCGCTCAAGGCCAAGGGCATCGTCTGATCCGGGCGGCCGGCGGGGCGGCGGTGGGACGCCGCCACCATCGGCCGCCGTTCATTTCCCACCGCCCCATGCTTCATCCCGAGTAGCCGCGGACGCAGTCCGGGGCGTATCGAGGGACGCGGGTGCCCTCGTCCCTCGATACGGGCCTCCGGCCCTACTCGGGATGAAGCACAGAGGGATGAAGCACAGAGGGATGAAGCACAGAGGGATGACGCAAAGGGGGCATGAAACGGCTTGGGCCATCGGCCCCGCCGCTCACGCCGCGCCGATCGTCTTCAGCGCCTTTTCCACGGCGTCGAAGCTCAGCAGCACGCTGCCATGGCGGCTCTTGAACTCCCGCACCGGCGTCAGGACTTCCAGGTCGTCCCAGACATCGGCCGGCAGCGGCTCGCCCTCTTTCAGCATGGCGCGCATGGCGGCACCGGCATGCTTCAGCTCCGCCACCGACGCTCCCACCACGTGCCGCGCCATGATCGAGGCCGCGGCCTGGCCCAGCGTGCAGGCGCGAACCACGTGGCGGTAGTCGGTCACGACCCCGTCCTGCACCTTCAGGTCGACCGTGATGCGCGAGCCGCAGAGCGGGCTGCGCACGCTGGCGCTGGCGTCGGCATCGTCCAGCCGGCCCTGCAGCGGGATATCGTCCGCCAGTTCCATGATGCGGGCATTGTAAAGAGCCTTGATCTTGGCGGCTTCGCTCATGGTGGTGTGGGTCTCGTCAGGCGGCGGCCGCGGCGGCTTTCGCCTCGGCGAAGATGCGGGTGACCATGGCATGCAGGCCATTGTTGCGGGTGGGCGAGAGGTGCTCGTCCAGGCCGATGGCGGCAATGAAGTCCGGCCTAGTCGCCAGGATTTCCTTGGGCGTGCGCTCGGAATAGATGCGCAGCAGGATGGCGATCAGGCCGCTGACAATGTGCGCGTCGCTGGTCGCGAGAAAGCGCAGGCGCCCGTCGCCCATGGGCTCGGCCACGAACCAGACCTGGCTCTGGCAGCCACGCACCTTGTAGGCGTCGGTCTGCTTGTCCGCCGGAAACTCCGGCAGGTTGCGCCCCAGGTCGATGATGTAGCGGTACCGGTCCATCCAGTCGTCGAAGAA
The DNA window shown above is from Alphaproteobacteria bacterium and carries:
- the mtgA gene encoding monofunctional biosynthetic peptidoglycan transglycosylase; the protein is MRRLLRHGLALALVLLVALPLALTLVYRFVPPPATPLMLLRRAEGASLSYVWAPLDAIAPGLPQAAIAAEDNRFCAHFGLDLDAIRTAWEDHLDGAPLRGASTITQQTAKNLFLWPGRDWLRKGLEAYLALMLEALWPKQRILEVYLNVAEFDDGVYGAEAAARHYFGTSAARLSPREAALLAAILPNPRDRSAAHPSPAVAHKAAVVQQRIRQLGPLLDCARPG
- a CDS encoding M81 family metallopeptidase, whose translation is MPKPLRVVVAMMKHETNTFSPVPTPLGRFASGQAEPFRNDEVVRAFQGTNSGVAAFLDLAREAGAEIVTPIAASARPSGPVETAAYEAMCDAICEAVAQGCDACLLDLHGAMVTDDLEDGEGALLARLRGIAPDLPIAVALDMHTNLYPAMVENCSVLAGFQTYPHIDNYDTAMRAGRPLFAMLRGEATPTMAWGQRPMLPHVMCQGTGRFPNKDLQARTRAMEQEPDVLAATLFVGFPHADISQAGLSAVVVTDNNPEKAERYTQELLDFAWKHRADWVYRIEPLERSLARAAAVEEGPVVLLDHYDNAASGGTMDTMTVLGAILDAGLENVAAYAICDPRAVAEMIAAGVGNEVTVSLGGKMSMPSLGLQGQPREVTGRVKLIHDGRYRNQGPASTGVLFDQGPTVVLDTGKVEIVVISRQNEPNDEQAFRALGIDPTRKRFLMLKSRVHFRAGFEAMAKDVIECAGTGVCTSDYGQLTFKNVRRPIYPLDEM
- a CDS encoding aspartate aminotransferase family protein, with the translated sequence MNFMPNSPTARDIKYHIHPHTNFRQHEETGSLVLTRGEGVYVYDDEGKKYLEAMAGLWCASLGFSEKRLAEAAYKQMLELPYYHTFSYKTHTPIVDLAERLVELAPQTVSKVIFQSSGSEANDTAVKLVHYYNNSVGRPQKKKIISRLKAYHGTTRTAASLTGLPNMHKFFDLPLAGILHTDTPHHYRNAADGESEEDFATRLAASLEKMIVDEGPDTVAAFIAEPVMGAGGVIVPPRTYFEKMQAVLKKYDVLMIADEVICGFGRTGNMWGSETFNIQPDILVCAKALSSSYLPISAVLVSDQVYQGIAEGTADGGPPFGHGYTYGGHPVSAAVAVETLKIYDEIDMIGHVKAISPLMQDGLGQFRDHPLVGEVRGVGLVAAIEVVEDKASKKAFDPARKVGPYIDNLARENGMIVRAMGDSIGFTPPLIMKPAEIKQMVEIMGQTLDQTWAAIQAGKL
- a CDS encoding enoyl-CoA hydratase/isomerase family protein; the protein is MAVVETEQHGEIFVIRMNRPDALNALNNELRGQLSEAWNHFEDAKDLEVAIFTGSGRGFCAGEDMKEALQAGKPGFSKPTAKPDPFMRETLTKPVIGAINGYAMGGGFMLVERTDLRVAVRGTLFEMSEAKRWMLGGWNHGHVANLPFPIATEMAFAFRITSERMYELGFLNRLVEPDQLMPEAMKMAEHLLTLPPAARVNTLHMMKTVRPNPAAPYHKLAKALHEHGALSDRMESRAAFAEKRKPVWKGWEKPEDRYNLPTLESVTAAE
- a CDS encoding CoA transferase, producing the protein MTTHPGPLAGIRVLDMTEHMAGPFGTLIFADMGAEVIKVERPGRGDSTRGMGDQSERNPFFRYINRNKKSVTLNYKEPEGKALFLDLVKTVDILWENYRPGVMPRAGLGYEDLKKVNPRLIYCQSSGLGYDGPLAHRGGFDLIAQGMGGIMHVTGEPDGPPTSVGLPITDLGTGMFSAHGVLAALYQREKTGEGCLIETSLLETAIGLSSWTSAGYLADPEKKEPTRQGSRHRQNAPYQRFETADGYIMIGAGNQKIWARAAAALGHPEWVDDPRWPSSAMRVKNRAALEAAITAVLKTNTTDHWVSVMEEAGVPSGPVYNYADMFADPQVQHRGMVVTAHDDELGEVPHIRSPIRMTGTESGGGGVAVRTVAPKLGAHNAEVYGSIGVSEADLAALKAKGIV
- a CDS encoding iron-sulfur cluster assembly scaffold protein, producing MSEAAKIKALYNARIMELADDIPLQGRLDDADASASVRSPLCGSRITVDLKVQDGVVTDYRHVVRACTLGQAAASIMARHVVGASVAELKHAGAAMRAMLKEGEPLPADVWDDLEVLTPVREFKSRHGSVLLSFDAVEKALKTIGAA
- a CDS encoding SufE family protein: MDRYRYIIDLGRNLPEFPADKQTDAYKVRGCQSQVWFVAEPMGDGRLRFLATSDAHIVSGLIAILLRIYSERTPKEILATRPDFIAAIGLDEHLSPTRNNGLHAMVTRIFAEAKAAAAAA